One window of the Marivivens aquimaris genome contains the following:
- a CDS encoding transposase family protein, translated as MISKKHWSPGSDVWVQGVKRRDSGEWLVSGVLAPRGICPDCGLHSRRRHGWRQRRLQDLPAHGDKVTVALWVCRWRCPASTCPRRTFSDYTSSIARPFARRTSRADDIVGHLVSRSP; from the coding sequence GTGATTTCAAAAAAGCACTGGTCGCCCGGGAGCGACGTTTGGGTTCAAGGCGTTAAGCGGCGTGATTCCGGCGAGTGGCTTGTATCGGGCGTTTTGGCACCGAGAGGCATCTGCCCAGATTGTGGTTTGCATTCTCGGCGTCGTCACGGGTGGCGGCAAAGGCGACTGCAGGATTTACCCGCACATGGCGACAAGGTAACAGTCGCACTCTGGGTCTGCAGATGGCGATGTCCCGCTTCCACGTGCCCGCGACGGACGTTTTCAGACTACACCTCGTCAATTGCGCGCCCATTTGCACGTCGAACTTCGCGTGCTGATGACATTGTCGGTCACCTGGTGTCGCGTAGCCCTTAA
- a CDS encoding DNA-binding domain-containing protein, translated as MNDDGEDSVAVGAEEARRAAVLRPLVQAYLNGTGSLERGINDAVWELGVSRATVWRWIKRLAEEGGRTSALAPRKRGRPTGTMLISSKVEAVIEEHLRRYFLRRERSSLSRVVTEIRSACWQEGLQPPTRRTVQRRLDAMDAREVAKAREGAKAARQKFAPVTGENKASMPLEIVQIDHTPADIILVDGFERKPIGRPWVTLAIDVATRMVTGYYTSLEAPSRLSVALCLTQAVTLKEELLAELACDVPWPAQGKPHSIHVDNGRDFRSRAFRSACADWGSIWSIDRQQVLTSVVTSNG; from the coding sequence ATGAATGATGATGGCGAAGACTCCGTTGCCGTTGGTGCTGAAGAGGCGCGCAGGGCCGCGGTGCTGCGCCCTCTTGTTCAGGCATATCTCAATGGGACTGGCAGCCTGGAACGTGGCATCAATGACGCCGTTTGGGAGCTTGGTGTCAGCAGGGCGACGGTCTGGCGTTGGATAAAACGGTTGGCGGAAGAGGGTGGGCGCACCAGCGCTCTGGCTCCGCGGAAACGGGGCCGCCCGACCGGGACGATGTTAATATCCAGCAAAGTCGAAGCGGTAATCGAGGAGCACCTTCGCCGCTATTTCTTGCGCCGGGAGCGTTCGAGCTTGTCGCGCGTCGTGACAGAAATCCGCAGCGCTTGCTGGCAGGAGGGCTTGCAACCGCCGACACGGCGAACGGTTCAGCGTCGTCTGGATGCGATGGATGCCCGCGAAGTTGCGAAGGCACGAGAGGGCGCAAAGGCGGCCCGCCAGAAATTTGCGCCGGTCACAGGTGAGAACAAGGCCAGTATGCCACTGGAGATCGTCCAAATTGATCATACACCGGCGGACATCATTCTTGTCGACGGCTTTGAACGCAAACCAATTGGGCGGCCTTGGGTCACGCTGGCGATCGACGTCGCAACGCGGATGGTGACCGGATATTACACCTCTCTCGAGGCACCTTCGCGTCTGTCAGTGGCGCTTTGCCTGACACAGGCGGTGACCCTCAAGGAGGAACTTCTTGCGGAATTGGCGTGCGATGTTCCTTGGCCGGCACAGGGCAAACCGCACAGCATCCACGTCGATAACGGTCGCGATTTCCGGTCGCGCGCCTTTCGGTCGGCCTGTGCGGATTGGGGATCGATCTGGTCTATCGACCGCCAGCAAGTCCTCACTTCGGTGGTCACATCGAACGGTTGA
- a CDS encoding efflux RND transporter permease subunit, with the protein MDVARGSIDRPIYTWIIMLICLLGGIWGFANLGRLEDPAFTIKTAVVVTQYPGASAEEVSREVTEPLESAIQKMGEVKDIESMNQPGLSWITVNMQDTYDGSELPEIWTKLRNRVAEAALPSGATPPFVNDSFGDVYGLYYAVTAPGFSDAEVNDLSSFLRRELLLVDGVSDVVLSGVPNEVIYIEPHLALTATLGIPPAAVAGAVNSANEIVDGGMLWGPDGRTLLQRPEGSDSVSEIAALSVGAGGQVLNLFDFTDIFRGREANPSLITRHNGQEAFTLGVAGLATENIVEVGKRVDAQLDKLRAELPLGISIQSIYRQHVVVEEASNAFLVNLAMSVGIVVAVLAVFMGWRAAIVVGSTLLLTVVGTLFFMALGAIEMERISLGALIIAMGMLVDNAIVVAEGMQISMRHGKSSRDAATEAASKTQIPLLGATVIGIMAFAGIGLSPDATGEFLFSLFAVIAISLLLSWVLALTATPLLGHYFFKKGEEGTADGYDGALFRGYAAVLRASLKLRWLVILALIGGTVVCYAMFGQIKQQFFPDSNTPLYFVHYKLPQGASIHQTSDDLAVLEDWLRDRDAVSAVTAFVGQGAARFMLTYQAEDPNPSYGHLIVRVDSLEVIEQEMDALEAFANASLPQGEFRVKRLAFGPGGGAPIEVRFSGRDPDVLRALADRAIARMQAASDNIISPRQDWRERELVLRPVYAAERAQNAGVSRTDITETLQFATEGNSAGTFREGDRQIPIVIRAPQDAAIALTDHMIYSESGGTLVPMEQVIEGFRFVPQDTLLQRRNREEVITVGADIPRGLTAAEVQAEVQKTIEEMDIPEGYTMEWGGELESASEAQAALGAQLPFSVIIMVLISVLLFNALRQPIIIWLLVPMAVNGVSLALLASGLPFTFTALLGLLSLSGMLIKNGIVLVEEIDLIRAADPALSLDEAIVSASTSRLRPVFLAAATTILGMLPLLSDAFFQSMAATIMGGLAFASILTLIAAPVLYYVFFKRGAERATTVMSAA; encoded by the coding sequence ATGGATGTTGCGCGCGGATCCATCGACCGCCCGATCTACACTTGGATCATCATGTTGATCTGCCTGCTGGGTGGTATCTGGGGCTTTGCGAACCTCGGCCGACTGGAAGACCCTGCCTTTACTATCAAGACCGCTGTGGTTGTCACCCAGTATCCCGGCGCTTCTGCCGAAGAAGTGTCGCGTGAGGTAACTGAACCGCTGGAATCCGCGATTCAGAAGATGGGCGAGGTCAAGGACATTGAGTCCATGAACCAGCCTGGCCTGTCTTGGATCACTGTGAACATGCAGGATACCTATGACGGCTCCGAGTTACCCGAAATCTGGACCAAGCTGCGCAATCGCGTGGCCGAGGCGGCGTTGCCCAGCGGGGCGACGCCGCCCTTTGTGAACGATAGCTTTGGAGATGTGTACGGGCTCTACTATGCAGTCACAGCGCCGGGCTTCTCCGATGCAGAGGTGAATGATCTATCTTCCTTCCTCAGGCGGGAGTTGCTGCTGGTGGATGGCGTGTCAGATGTTGTGCTCTCAGGCGTGCCTAACGAAGTGATCTACATCGAGCCGCACCTTGCGCTTACTGCGACGCTGGGTATTCCGCCCGCCGCTGTTGCCGGCGCCGTGAACAGCGCCAACGAGATTGTTGACGGTGGCATGTTGTGGGGACCGGATGGGCGAACTCTGCTCCAACGGCCCGAAGGATCCGATAGCGTATCCGAAATCGCAGCCCTTTCTGTCGGCGCGGGTGGACAGGTCCTCAACCTTTTTGATTTTACCGATATCTTTCGTGGGCGCGAAGCCAACCCCAGTCTGATTACCCGTCATAACGGGCAGGAGGCCTTCACACTTGGCGTTGCGGGCCTTGCAACAGAGAATATCGTCGAAGTCGGGAAGCGGGTCGATGCCCAGCTGGACAAGTTGCGCGCGGAGTTGCCGCTCGGCATCTCGATCCAGTCGATCTATCGCCAACATGTTGTGGTCGAAGAGGCCTCGAACGCCTTTCTCGTCAACCTTGCCATGTCGGTTGGTATTGTGGTCGCGGTTCTGGCGGTTTTCATGGGGTGGCGCGCGGCCATCGTTGTGGGATCCACGCTGCTGCTGACCGTGGTGGGGACGCTGTTTTTCATGGCGCTTGGTGCGATTGAGATGGAGCGTATCTCGCTGGGTGCTTTGATCATCGCAATGGGGATGCTCGTCGACAACGCCATCGTGGTGGCGGAGGGCATGCAGATTTCAATGCGGCATGGCAAATCCTCGCGCGACGCCGCCACAGAGGCCGCAAGCAAGACGCAAATCCCGCTGCTGGGTGCGACCGTGATCGGCATCATGGCCTTTGCCGGAATTGGCCTGTCTCCAGATGCCACGGGGGAATTCTTGTTCTCGCTCTTTGCGGTGATCGCGATTTCGTTGCTGTTGTCCTGGGTGTTGGCCCTGACCGCGACCCCTCTTTTGGGGCATTACTTTTTCAAGAAAGGCGAAGAAGGGACGGCAGATGGGTATGATGGCGCGCTCTTCCGGGGCTATGCCGCCGTGCTGCGCGCCTCTTTGAAACTGCGTTGGCTGGTCATTCTTGCGCTGATCGGCGGCACCGTTGTTTGTTACGCGATGTTCGGCCAAATCAAGCAGCAGTTCTTTCCCGACAGCAATACGCCGCTCTATTTCGTGCATTACAAACTGCCGCAGGGCGCATCAATCCACCAGACCTCTGATGATCTCGCGGTTCTCGAAGACTGGTTGCGCGACCGCGACGCGGTTTCTGCCGTGACAGCCTTTGTCGGGCAAGGGGCGGCGCGGTTCATGCTGACCTACCAGGCTGAGGATCCGAACCCCAGCTACGGTCACCTGATCGTGCGCGTGGACTCGCTCGAAGTGATCGAGCAAGAGATGGACGCGTTGGAAGCCTTTGCAAATGCAAGTCTTCCGCAGGGTGAATTCCGGGTAAAACGGTTGGCCTTTGGCCCCGGCGGAGGTGCGCCAATCGAGGTGCGGTTTTCTGGCCGTGACCCTGATGTATTGCGCGCCTTGGCAGATCGGGCGATTGCCCGGATGCAGGCCGCTTCGGACAACATCATCAGCCCGCGGCAGGACTGGCGCGAACGTGAATTGGTGCTGCGCCCTGTTTACGCTGCGGAGCGCGCACAGAACGCGGGCGTGTCCCGGACTGACATCACAGAGACGCTACAATTCGCCACCGAAGGAAATAGCGCCGGGACCTTCCGCGAAGGAGATCGGCAAATCCCTATCGTGATCCGGGCACCGCAAGATGCGGCGATCGCGCTGACCGATCACATGATTTATTCAGAGAGCGGTGGCACCCTGGTGCCTATGGAACAAGTAATCGAAGGCTTCCGCTTCGTGCCGCAAGACACGCTGCTACAACGTCGAAATCGCGAAGAGGTGATCACCGTCGGGGCTGATATTCCGCGCGGCCTGACAGCGGCAGAGGTGCAAGCCGAGGTCCAAAAAACCATTGAAGAGATGGACATCCCCGAGGGCTATACCATGGAGTGGGGCGGAGAGCTTGAAAGCGCGTCCGAGGCCCAAGCCGCCCTTGGCGCGCAATTGCCATTCAGCGTCATTATCATGGTGTTGATTTCGGTGCTTTTGTTCAACGCGCTGCGCCAGCCAATCATCATCTGGCTTCTGGTGCCAATGGCGGTCAACGGCGTGAGCCTGGCTCTACTGGCGTCAGGTTTGCCGTTTACATTTACCGCGCTTCTGGGGCTATTGTCGCTGTCGGGGATGCTGATCAAGAACGGCATCGTGCTGGTTGAGGAGATCGATCTGATCCGAGCAGCCGATCCGGCTCTGTCTCTGGACGAGGCCATTGTCAGTGCCTCCACCTCGCGTCTGCGGCCGGTGTTTCTGGCCGCGGCGACGACAATTCTTGGGATGTTGCCACTGTTGTCGGATGCGTTTTTTCAGTCGATGGCGGCGACGATCATGGGCGGGCTTGCCTTTGCCTCGATCCTTACGCTGATCGCAGCACCCGTGCTGTACTACGTCTTTTTCAAGCGCGGCGCCGAGCGGGCCACTACGGTCATGAGCGCCGCATAA
- a CDS encoding TniB family NTP-binding protein, whose amino-acid sequence MLDRLQGMVEAPRQTRMPGLLVHGASGIGKTMIARNLSRKYAPEYDPASGITRTPLLLLQAPPAPDERRFYLHILAAVGAPATALSARAQNVASLEVRVIALLRDLGLRMIMIDEVHNLLAGTHREQRRFLNVLRYLSNELEVSLVCLGVSEAVDAIRGDIQLARRLDEHHLPNWRDDAEFSDMIQTLIAAMPLEKKSNLKVKSLKQVLALTGGVTSRIFALVKDLSIDAIITGEECITDDAIAKWTPVWSRHANPIGGSRSPGCEAAPAAQDCRAAARRVVVRLVVSAGGGQLL is encoded by the coding sequence GTGTTGGACCGCTTGCAGGGCATGGTCGAAGCGCCACGACAAACCCGTATGCCTGGGCTTCTTGTGCATGGCGCCTCCGGGATCGGAAAGACGATGATTGCCCGAAACCTGTCGCGCAAGTACGCACCAGAATACGATCCGGCGTCGGGCATCACCCGCACACCGCTTCTGCTGTTGCAAGCGCCGCCCGCACCTGATGAACGGCGGTTTTACCTGCACATCCTGGCCGCCGTCGGCGCCCCGGCGACGGCTCTTAGCGCCCGCGCTCAAAATGTGGCTTCCCTCGAAGTCCGTGTCATCGCGCTCTTACGCGACCTTGGCCTGCGGATGATCATGATCGACGAGGTCCACAATCTCTTGGCCGGGACCCACCGCGAACAGCGCCGATTTCTCAATGTCCTGCGGTATCTCAGCAATGAACTCGAGGTGTCACTGGTCTGCCTTGGGGTCAGCGAGGCCGTCGATGCTATTCGCGGTGATATCCAGCTTGCCCGACGGCTGGACGAACATCATCTGCCAAACTGGCGCGACGATGCCGAGTTCTCGGACATGATCCAGACCCTTATTGCTGCCATGCCACTGGAAAAGAAGTCCAACCTGAAGGTCAAATCTCTCAAGCAGGTCTTGGCACTGACCGGTGGGGTGACCTCGCGCATCTTCGCTCTGGTCAAGGATCTTTCCATCGACGCCATTATCACAGGCGAGGAATGCATCACCGATGACGCAATCGCAAAATGGACGCCGGTTTGGTCGCGCCATGCGAACCCCATCGGCGGCTCCAGAAGTCCCGGGTGTGAAGCCGCACCCGCTGCCCAAGACTGTCGCGCCGCTGCCAGACGAGTTGTTGTCAGGTTGGTTGTCTCGGCTGGCGGCGGCCAACTACTGTGA
- a CDS encoding TniQ family protein — MKPHPLPKTVAPLPDELLSGWLSRLAAANYCDDAELLAHLRIDTAHGTALDFNVDAAAAAKIANAARVNPDVVRSLTFPAMTPREASLTAQMPFQHCLRCSREGLLLRHWRRAWAFDCQVCGTRLVQTLGKLREEQISGKLIYRARRGAEMLECAARSRGPKQLRRAMRAVTFAMSLKTFRGDPSFAVQNPRSEVRLFCLAAIAAARSHPLAKAAIVSKSIDDYARVALLRAFEKEPRLLAAVDHIAQRCARNRGPMTAVSHN, encoded by the coding sequence GTGAAGCCGCACCCGCTGCCCAAGACTGTCGCGCCGCTGCCAGACGAGTTGTTGTCAGGTTGGTTGTCTCGGCTGGCGGCGGCCAACTACTGTGATGATGCGGAACTACTGGCTCATCTCAGAATCGATACCGCGCATGGCACCGCCTTGGACTTCAACGTCGACGCGGCTGCGGCGGCGAAGATTGCCAACGCCGCACGGGTTAACCCAGATGTTGTTCGATCTTTGACCTTTCCGGCAATGACGCCACGAGAAGCCTCACTGACGGCTCAGATGCCATTCCAGCATTGCCTGCGATGCTCCAGAGAGGGTCTTTTGCTCAGGCATTGGAGGCGGGCCTGGGCATTTGACTGCCAAGTTTGCGGGACGAGACTTGTGCAGACCCTTGGCAAACTCCGTGAGGAACAAATATCTGGAAAACTGATATACCGAGCGCGCCGCGGGGCAGAGATGCTTGAGTGCGCCGCGCGCTCGCGCGGCCCCAAGCAACTTCGGCGCGCAATGCGCGCAGTCACCTTTGCCATGTCACTCAAAACCTTCCGCGGGGATCCGTCGTTCGCTGTCCAGAACCCCAGATCGGAAGTTAGGCTGTTCTGCCTCGCCGCAATCGCCGCCGCTCGATCTCATCCCTTGGCTAAGGCAGCCATCGTCAGCAAAAGCATCGACGACTATGCAAGGGTTGCTCTCTTGCGCGCCTTCGAGAAGGAGCCTCGATTGCTTGCCGCGGTTGATCACATCGCGCAAAGGTGCGCGAGAAACAGGGGCCCCATGACAGCCGTATCTCACAATTAA
- a CDS encoding TetR/AcrR family transcriptional regulator, whose product MAELESTILDAALHVFSRYGVKRTSMSALCEVASVSRQTLYNHFRNKDDILRGLIKRYTDLALAEIHADLQAANSLGARLDLIFDRMVVRGYDTIQTMPNAQDFIDGVNAVSEEALQQSAERFRAVIFDTLVPHAQVFSNRGLDVAELSDFVQRAAKTAGMTARDRADLIQQLVTLRQLCTTAASQPEADPTENKEG is encoded by the coding sequence ATGGCCGAACTGGAATCAACAATATTGGACGCAGCACTGCATGTCTTTTCGCGTTACGGCGTGAAGCGCACCAGCATGAGCGCCCTGTGCGAAGTAGCGAGCGTGTCGCGTCAGACGCTCTACAATCATTTTCGCAACAAGGACGATATCCTGCGCGGATTGATCAAACGATACACGGACCTTGCCCTTGCAGAGATCCACGCAGACTTGCAGGCGGCGAATTCATTGGGGGCCAGGCTTGACCTGATCTTCGACCGAATGGTGGTCCGTGGGTACGACACGATACAGACAATGCCGAATGCGCAGGATTTCATCGACGGGGTCAATGCCGTCAGCGAAGAGGCTCTGCAGCAGTCGGCCGAACGTTTTCGCGCGGTAATCTTCGACACGCTTGTACCGCATGCGCAGGTTTTTTCGAATAGGGGTCTGGACGTGGCCGAGCTGTCGGACTTCGTGCAGCGTGCGGCCAAAACCGCCGGCATGACCGCACGGGATCGCGCAGACCTGATTCAGCAACTCGTAACGCTTCGGCAGCTTTGCACCACGGCTGCCTCGCAACCCGAGGCAGACCCTACAGAGAACAAGGAAGGCTAA
- a CDS encoding Mu transposase C-terminal domain-containing protein — MTGDIPFEMEAFQVSFLPSELRKIRRDGIHLFQIRYWSDALAGHIGRGDGKGGRSLRSSRYLNDLGRTGRWPVC; from the coding sequence ATGACAGGCGACATCCCCTTCGAGATGGAAGCCTTTCAGGTGAGCTTCCTGCCGAGTGAACTGCGCAAGATCAGGCGTGACGGCATCCATCTGTTCCAGATAAGGTACTGGTCCGATGCCCTTGCAGGCCACATTGGGCGCGGGGATGGAAAAGGTGGTCGTTCGCTACGATCCTCGCGATATCTCAATGATCTGGGTCGAACTGGACGATGGCCGGTATGTTGA
- a CDS encoding cation diffusion facilitator family transporter — translation MALLVIWMGAMRLGNPIHLATGPMLWVAFGGLVTEVISLGLMWQSSKDDLNARGALWHIIQTFVGSLLIIVTALVIEFTGFLAIDPILGMAFGVVLLWASVGVIKEAVHILMEGTPEGTDLEAVTTDLRGQDGVLDVHHVHAWTLTSGKHAFSAHIRHGEPAEAADLLNRAYRRLTEQHGFHMVTLQLETECLDERHARDLDIVQIAAAKAAVALPFNLRRDAFGDNFCP, via the coding sequence GTATGGCGCTTCTGGTGATCTGGATGGGCGCGATGCGGCTCGGGAATCCGATTCACCTGGCCACGGGTCCCATGCTCTGGGTCGCCTTCGGAGGCCTGGTCACCGAAGTGATCTCGCTGGGGCTGATGTGGCAATCGAGCAAGGACGATCTGAATGCCCGTGGTGCGCTCTGGCACATCATCCAGACCTTTGTCGGCAGCCTCCTGATCATCGTCACCGCTCTAGTGATCGAGTTCACCGGCTTTCTGGCGATTGACCCGATCCTCGGCATGGCGTTCGGGGTGGTTCTCCTCTGGGCCTCCGTCGGCGTCATCAAGGAAGCGGTCCACATCCTCATGGAAGGCACGCCAGAGGGAACGGATCTCGAGGCTGTGACGACGGACCTGCGCGGCCAGGACGGGGTTCTGGACGTTCACCATGTGCATGCCTGGACGCTGACCAGCGGCAAACACGCATTTTCTGCCCATATCCGCCATGGTGAGCCCGCAGAGGCCGCGGACCTGCTGAACCGGGCCTATCGGCGGCTGACGGAACAGCATGGGTTTCACATGGTCACGCTGCAGCTCGAAACAGAGTGTCTCGACGAGCGCCACGCGCGGGATCTTGATATAGTCCAGATAGCGGCTGCAAAGGCTGCTGTCGCGTTGCCCTTTAATCTGAGACGCGACGCGTTTGGCGACAATTTTTGCCCTTAA
- a CDS encoding efflux RND transporter periplasmic adaptor subunit, which produces MVKAYEIAHRAMRFTCRFGGMLGIALGVIVTAAHADDAPFVKLAPVTAGASQLERVFFGKVVARATVDLAFQVSGQIVELSLDEGAAVSKGSALARMDLEPFELALEQAQANEDQARRTVERFEKLAGSSVAETNLEDARTTMTIADVALRDAQRNLEHATLVAPFDGIVASRLVPNFSTVTAGTPIVRLHDLSELRIEIDVPETLFQRAGQDPNVVFTAQFPASDRSFPLEVREYNAETAEIGQTYSITLGMPLPEDLIVLPGSSVEVTAVLQTGGQSLEVPTSAVVIGNDNETYVMVFGPTGASRGTVTRTPITIEPTNRGTAQVVEGLSDGQEIVVSGASALADGTAVRRFIGFGD; this is translated from the coding sequence ATGGTCAAAGCTTATGAGATTGCCCATCGGGCGATGCGATTCACTTGCCGTTTTGGCGGTATGCTGGGCATTGCGTTGGGAGTGATCGTCACGGCGGCCCACGCGGACGACGCTCCTTTCGTGAAGCTTGCGCCAGTCACCGCGGGCGCGTCCCAATTAGAGCGCGTTTTCTTTGGCAAGGTTGTTGCACGGGCTACCGTTGATCTGGCGTTTCAAGTCAGTGGACAGATCGTCGAATTGTCGCTGGACGAGGGGGCGGCGGTCTCCAAGGGCAGCGCGTTGGCTCGGATGGATCTGGAGCCTTTTGAGCTGGCGCTGGAACAAGCGCAAGCGAACGAAGATCAGGCACGGCGCACTGTGGAACGGTTTGAAAAGCTGGCCGGGTCTTCGGTCGCGGAAACCAACCTTGAGGATGCGCGGACAACTATGACAATCGCCGATGTTGCTCTGCGTGACGCACAGCGGAACCTGGAACATGCCACGCTGGTTGCGCCCTTTGACGGTATTGTCGCCTCGCGTCTGGTGCCGAATTTCTCAACGGTAACCGCTGGCACGCCGATTGTGCGGCTGCACGATCTGTCCGAACTGCGGATCGAGATCGACGTACCCGAAACGCTATTTCAGCGCGCGGGCCAAGATCCCAACGTGGTGTTCACGGCCCAATTTCCGGCAAGCGATCGCAGCTTCCCGCTTGAGGTGCGTGAATACAATGCCGAGACGGCGGAGATCGGGCAGACCTACTCCATCACGCTTGGCATGCCCTTGCCCGAAGATCTGATCGTTCTTCCGGGGTCCTCCGTCGAAGTCACAGCGGTCTTGCAAACCGGCGGTCAAAGTCTTGAGGTGCCAACCTCAGCCGTCGTGATTGGGAATGACAATGAGACCTATGTCATGGTCTTTGGCCCGACCGGAGCCAGCAGGGGCACTGTGACCAGAACCCCAATCACAATAGAGCCGACCAATCGCGGCACTGCTCAAGTCGTTGAGGGTCTGAGCGACGGTCAAGAGATTGTCGTCAGCGGCGCGAGCGCGCTGGCCGATGGCACTGCCGTGCGCCGCTTTATTGGCTTCGGAGACTAA